The Thalassotalea sp. HSM 43 genome window below encodes:
- a CDS encoding GntR family transcriptional regulator, with translation MTNTHATLSQQAYNRMLSMFTSGDLPGGTALSENNLAKLLGMSRTPVREAIRQMQQDGIIEFTPRFGATLKKPSADELANMYGVRSALESFAAESAAQSITPRALQQLRHLLLIMQDITDEFAKQSDAFIEGDELDAFLTADYEFHQLIVKATNNSYLQKVLDDTHILVKVFTATCYQYDLPRLEQANAFHWRLYDALRVKDGEAAKQATIEAMNVAKFNALQISNRQTK, from the coding sequence ATGACTAATACCCATGCCACATTAAGCCAGCAAGCCTATAACCGTATGTTATCGATGTTTACCTCCGGTGATTTACCTGGTGGCACCGCCTTATCTGAAAATAATTTAGCAAAGCTTTTGGGCATGAGCAGAACCCCAGTTAGGGAAGCCATTCGCCAAATGCAACAAGATGGCATCATTGAATTTACGCCGCGTTTTGGCGCCACCTTAAAAAAGCCGTCGGCTGATGAATTGGCCAATATGTATGGTGTTCGTAGTGCACTGGAAAGCTTTGCCGCAGAAAGTGCAGCGCAGTCGATCACGCCGCGAGCGTTGCAGCAATTACGTCACTTATTACTGATTATGCAAGACATCACCGATGAATTTGCTAAGCAAAGTGATGCGTTTATAGAAGGTGATGAGCTCGACGCATTTTTAACCGCCGATTATGAGTTTCATCAATTGATTGTTAAAGCGACAAACAATAGTTACTTGCAAAAAGTTCTCGATGACACCCATATTTTGGTCAAGGTCTTTACCGCCACCTGTTATCAATACGATTTACCACGATTAGAACAAGCCAATGCGTTTCACTGGCGTTTGTATGATGCATTACGTGTGAAGGATGGCGAAGCCGCGAAACAAGCCACCATTGAAGCGATGAACGTTGCCAAATTCAATGCACTACAAATCAGTAACAGACAAACAAAATAG
- a CDS encoding Dabb family protein — MYTHLVLWKLKDAADGMNKQDLASVVKQKLDSLPAQISEIVQYDVGINIGNYGTQFFDLGLISTFANEDDFKRYCVNPKHDDVVAYIQSVTVDEQIVDF; from the coding sequence ATGTATACACATCTGGTTTTATGGAAATTAAAGGACGCCGCAGATGGCATGAATAAGCAAGATCTAGCCAGCGTGGTAAAGCAAAAACTGGACAGCTTACCGGCACAGATCAGTGAAATTGTGCAATACGATGTAGGTATCAACATTGGTAATTATGGTACGCAGTTTTTTGATCTTGGCCTGATCTCTACCTTTGCTAACGAAGATGATTTTAAGCGTTATTGCGTCAATCCAAAGCATGATGACGTAGTTGCCTACATTCAATCGGTCACCGTTGACGAGCAAATCGTCGACTTTTAA
- a CDS encoding L-rhamnose/proton symporter RhaT, giving the protein MIEIMLPLLLVLLASVFQGTFGLGMKYTKPLAWEAWWLIHVTIAMIVFPGIWAVMVVPDLVTVITNSPAQAIQEGALYGFLWGIGGIMFGVCVTYIGVALTMGIVMGLAALMGSLIPLVQIDNFSANPAIPFIIAGMVIMLVAVAIVAKAGINRDKVLAESGQEIAGIATGSAFKKGLSIAIACGILSSLLNVGFSATEAIGSSAEEAGALTRNTALARWVVVLLGAYAMNAGYALFLLFKNNSWSSFSTQNAAKAYKWAIIAGLLWFAALGVYGQGAALMGDIGPVIGWPMLLGLALIISTVIGIYTGEWQGAPGPFKTMVTGIVVLISAICLLGYSNSIEQQPVNTVDIYQPEINADLYNE; this is encoded by the coding sequence ATGATTGAAATAATGTTGCCACTGCTACTGGTCTTATTGGCCAGTGTCTTTCAAGGTACTTTTGGCCTTGGTATGAAGTACACCAAGCCATTAGCTTGGGAAGCATGGTGGTTAATTCATGTCACCATCGCGATGATTGTATTCCCAGGTATTTGGGCTGTTATGGTGGTCCCAGACTTAGTTACGGTTATTACAAATTCACCAGCCCAAGCAATTCAAGAAGGCGCGCTTTATGGCTTTTTATGGGGCATAGGTGGCATCATGTTTGGTGTCTGTGTGACCTACATTGGTGTTGCCCTAACCATGGGTATTGTTATGGGATTGGCTGCATTGATGGGCTCGTTAATTCCATTAGTGCAAATCGATAACTTTTCTGCCAACCCTGCGATCCCATTCATTATCGCCGGTATGGTGATCATGCTTGTTGCCGTTGCCATTGTTGCAAAAGCAGGCATTAATCGCGATAAAGTATTAGCCGAATCAGGGCAAGAAATTGCCGGTATTGCGACGGGCTCTGCATTCAAAAAAGGCCTATCTATCGCCATCGCCTGCGGTATTTTATCGTCATTACTAAACGTTGGCTTCTCAGCAACCGAAGCCATAGGTAGCAGCGCCGAAGAAGCAGGTGCCTTAACCCGTAATACTGCATTAGCGCGCTGGGTTGTTGTGCTACTCGGTGCGTACGCGATGAACGCCGGTTACGCGTTATTCTTATTGTTTAAAAACAATTCTTGGTCATCATTTTCAACACAAAATGCCGCTAAAGCCTACAAATGGGCGATTATTGCCGGATTACTTTGGTTTGCTGCCTTAGGTGTTTATGGTCAAGGTGCTGCTTTAATGGGTGATATTGGCCCAGTCATTGGCTGGCCTATGCTGCTCGGTTTAGCGTTAATCATTTCAACCGTGATTGGTATTTATACCGGTGAATGGCAAGGTGCTCCTGGCCCATTTAAAACCATGGTCACCGGTATCGTGGTGTTAATCAGCGCGATTTGTTTGCTGGGTTATTCTAACTCAATCGAGCAGCAACCTGTGAACACGGTCGATATATATCAACCTGAAATCAACGCTGATCTATACAACGAGTAA
- a CDS encoding mandelate racemase/muconate lactonizing enzyme family protein has translation MKIAAIRSYHLRCSLQKPFGFSQWTYDQRNVLVIEVITDTGLSGWGECYGPADVTQAAVEHFYAPRIIGMHALSSEVIWQHMWRSSLDFARGGIMMGAMSGLDMALWDLKGKALNLSVSELMGGRQRQQIDCYATGMYFQDMNEQQLLSTLVAEAQAYACEGFKAMKIKIGKNLNFDKQLIKAMREALPNTTLMADSNHAYDLPEAISIGRVLDECQYHWFEEPLSPEHLRQFHSLHNKLDLAIATGECEQTRFGFDKLLTSGGVNIIQPDLAYCGGPSEALKIRAIASANGVNCIPHVWGTQLNLAAAVHFLATAYVEPGRAESQSLLLEYDRTENPLRDELYSTSIDIKHGVATVPDAAGLGVQIDPHTLEQFTIKRSETL, from the coding sequence ATGAAGATTGCCGCAATACGCAGCTATCATCTGCGCTGTTCATTGCAAAAGCCGTTTGGCTTTTCGCAATGGACCTATGATCAACGCAATGTTTTGGTCATTGAAGTGATCACTGACACCGGTTTGTCCGGTTGGGGCGAATGTTATGGTCCAGCCGATGTCACCCAAGCCGCGGTGGAACACTTTTATGCGCCCAGAATCATCGGCATGCATGCACTGTCAAGCGAGGTAATTTGGCAGCATATGTGGCGCAGCAGTTTAGATTTTGCTCGCGGCGGCATCATGATGGGCGCTATGTCTGGTCTTGATATGGCACTTTGGGATCTCAAAGGCAAAGCACTGAATTTAAGTGTAAGTGAGCTTATGGGAGGTCGCCAGCGACAGCAAATTGACTGCTATGCCACCGGTATGTATTTTCAAGATATGAACGAGCAGCAGTTATTGTCAACATTGGTTGCAGAAGCTCAAGCATATGCCTGTGAAGGTTTCAAAGCGATGAAGATTAAAATCGGCAAAAACCTAAACTTCGATAAGCAACTCATAAAAGCGATGCGAGAAGCGCTGCCGAATACCACGCTGATGGCCGACTCTAATCACGCCTATGACTTGCCAGAAGCGATCAGTATTGGCCGCGTGCTAGATGAGTGTCAGTATCATTGGTTTGAAGAACCGCTTTCACCTGAGCACTTACGCCAGTTTCATAGCTTGCACAACAAATTGGATTTGGCCATTGCCACTGGCGAATGTGAACAAACCCGATTTGGCTTTGACAAATTATTGACCAGCGGCGGAGTCAATATTATTCAACCGGATCTGGCCTACTGTGGTGGCCCAAGTGAAGCGTTAAAAATACGCGCCATCGCGTCGGCGAACGGCGTTAATTGTATTCCTCATGTCTGGGGCACGCAGTTGAATCTAGCCGCGGCGGTGCATTTTCTTGCCACCGCTTATGTTGAACCGGGCCGAGCCGAGTCACAATCTTTGCTGCTTGAGTACGATCGTACCGAAAACCCATTAAGAGACGAGCTTTACAGCACCAGCATCGACATTAAACACGGTGTGGCGACTGTGCCTGACGCTGCCGGTCTTGGCGTGCAAATTGATCCTCACACATTAGAACAATTTACTATCAAACGGTCTGAAACATTATGA
- a CDS encoding aldehyde dehydrogenase family protein, with the protein MNKHQFPMLINGELINTEDSIAVINPATEDIIGHAPQLQALHIEQALDGAEQAFTLWSAMTLNQRSALILRYAELLENQRSEIIDLLIAETGKPADNAEYDFETLITCLRFFIEEAKRIDQPVIVDGNGRFLNYVMRQPLGVVVGYLAWNFPLLNLGYKLGPVLASGCTAIIKPAHLTPLATLKCAEIAMLAGIPKGVINVITGDDYALTDTLLESDKVSLFTMIGSTKAGVDTMRTSCTNIKHFSVELGGNSPVVIYPDADLDKAAEDVVNLKFANTGQVCVSPNRCFVHESVYPQFITKAKAHVQGIEFGSGRTEGRLMGPLLTAEARERVITSINAAVDMGAELVSGGQIPQQPNKGYYLQPTILANVSTNMPLAGEEIFGPVLPIIKYSDDDDIIAMANDSDYGLAAYVYTQDIQKGLQAASQIQAGSVCINEVHYDVSLPHGGLKQSGVGKDCSQYSLQEYLTLKRVSVLVNP; encoded by the coding sequence ATGAATAAACACCAATTTCCAATGTTGATAAACGGCGAGTTGATCAACACTGAAGACAGTATTGCTGTCATTAATCCAGCGACAGAAGACATCATTGGCCATGCACCGCAATTACAAGCATTGCACATTGAACAGGCGTTAGATGGAGCCGAACAAGCATTTACCCTGTGGTCAGCAATGACCTTAAACCAACGCAGTGCATTGATTTTGCGTTACGCTGAGCTATTAGAAAACCAACGTAGTGAAATCATTGATTTGTTGATCGCAGAAACCGGCAAACCTGCTGATAATGCCGAGTACGATTTTGAGACGCTAATCACTTGTTTACGCTTTTTTATTGAAGAAGCAAAGCGCATCGATCAACCGGTTATCGTTGACGGTAATGGTCGATTTCTTAACTACGTAATGCGCCAACCACTTGGTGTGGTTGTCGGCTATTTGGCGTGGAATTTCCCTTTGCTAAACCTTGGTTACAAACTTGGCCCTGTATTGGCATCGGGTTGTACGGCGATCATCAAACCCGCGCATTTAACACCACTAGCAACATTAAAATGTGCTGAAATTGCCATGCTAGCAGGTATTCCAAAAGGGGTGATCAATGTCATAACCGGCGATGATTACGCATTAACGGACACCTTACTTGAATCGGATAAAGTCAGCTTGTTTACCATGATTGGCTCAACCAAAGCGGGGGTTGATACCATGCGAACCTCCTGCACCAACATCAAACACTTTTCTGTTGAGCTCGGCGGAAACTCCCCTGTTGTGATTTACCCTGATGCAGATTTAGACAAAGCCGCAGAAGATGTGGTTAATCTCAAGTTTGCCAATACTGGCCAGGTTTGCGTCTCGCCAAATCGCTGTTTTGTGCATGAAAGTGTGTATCCGCAGTTTATTACCAAAGCCAAAGCCCATGTTCAAGGTATTGAGTTTGGCAGTGGCCGCACCGAAGGTCGGTTAATGGGGCCATTGTTAACCGCCGAAGCAAGAGAGCGAGTGATAACATCAATAAATGCTGCCGTCGATATGGGCGCAGAATTAGTGAGTGGCGGTCAGATCCCACAACAGCCGAACAAAGGCTATTACTTGCAACCCACTATATTGGCCAATGTGAGCACAAATATGCCGCTCGCCGGTGAGGAAATTTTTGGTCCGGTGTTGCCAATCATCAAATACAGCGATGACGACGATATTATTGCCATGGCCAACGACAGTGATTATGGCTTAGCGGCTTATGTCTATACCCAAGACATTCAGAAAGGTTTACAGGCTGCCAGCCAAATACAAGCCGGTAGCGTGTGTATTAATGAGGTGCATTATGATGTGTCACTGCCCCATGGTGGCTTAAAGCAAAGTGGTGTCGGCAAAGACTGCTCGCAATACAGCTTGCAAGAATACCTAACCTTAAAACGTGTTTCGGTTCTGGTGAACCCTTAA
- a CDS encoding glycoside hydrolase family 2 protein codes for MTTIKQHIQHLGKVFISIIMLCLCGQAAAQVQHQNTMSLDGVWQIYFDKDNQGKAKKLYQSANFLALDDVRDINVPSVWERIEKDYEGAAIYHKRFDAPKAWQEQIIHLAFDAVNYRAEVYLNDHVVGVHEGGFTPFSFRIDSLLHFDQENVITVRVLGPILLDTDKVIDGMGAMETPQWRGGITGGIWQSVRLVASDGSYISDVFVQPDLGKESANITVSTTNFDVYDSDDSIRFEIRDKQTDSLVASKQISAKLQPGKSEWQTNIDIANAKAWSPDAPNLYQLTTQIIRDDKISDSVTENFGLRQFTVKDKRFYLNDEEVYVKAVFLEGVYPVGVATPVDMDMARKEIRLAKEAGFNMIRPWRRPPPPQWLDLADEMGVMVIGSPVLECMDLPVNTPDLPNRVINEIAKTIKRDRNRASIVMWELFNEIRRPVLKQMMQETSMMARDLDPSRLILDESGGWAFGAKVFLPNERNFISFNDVHTYPGPNMTNTWYDKFAGLSYNKKERKQMGINVNPIGDHVKPGATTFVSELGYGSYVDFDKVNQRFEDVGNPIVPPTRYHQQLGSQLTEVLQNKLSHIYSSPQDFYMEQQLIHGKANARMIEATRINPRVTGYCVHALTGGDWIMGAGLLDLWRDPKPQVYKLTQAANQKQIVSIRTFPRNVYQGNDMRFTIKGVNELATQQAKLAVEIRDQQNQVVYQHSENVTYRKDVSDLFEYQLNSKELTGRYTIVAKMLTKDGKLITENQFDFDVFTPQNYPVSGDYAFIDHTGNLKAFFNDNNINATPFNADTSIDTPVVVAMHITGKDSQIKVNPQLNAFANQGGTVLYLQFPYNKPKWNAGVLSKGKSLNLPVEIAMKASTGLWGGMSHIVEDHPMFEGLPVKQAMHGVYEHVRAKMSMVDLEQKALVTVVANDNFPDMTLMNRHYKGTGDVWLGSDVSEITLGQGKIILSTLQTVPNLGKDPVADIIVRNMLAYIGK; via the coding sequence GTGACCACAATCAAACAACATATTCAGCACCTTGGCAAAGTGTTCATTAGCATCATCATGCTATGCCTATGTGGCCAAGCCGCAGCACAAGTACAACACCAAAACACCATGTCATTAGACGGTGTGTGGCAAATTTACTTTGATAAAGACAATCAAGGTAAAGCGAAAAAGCTTTATCAAAGTGCCAACTTTCTCGCACTCGATGATGTGCGTGATATCAACGTCCCCAGTGTTTGGGAGCGTATCGAAAAAGACTACGAAGGCGCGGCGATTTATCATAAACGATTTGATGCACCAAAAGCGTGGCAAGAACAAATCATTCACTTGGCATTTGATGCCGTTAATTATCGCGCCGAAGTGTACCTAAACGACCACGTCGTTGGTGTGCATGAAGGTGGCTTCACGCCATTTAGTTTCCGCATTGATTCACTGTTGCATTTTGACCAAGAAAACGTCATTACCGTGCGTGTACTTGGGCCAATATTACTCGATACCGATAAAGTGATTGATGGCATGGGCGCAATGGAAACGCCACAATGGCGCGGTGGTATTACCGGCGGTATTTGGCAGTCAGTGCGTTTAGTGGCCAGTGATGGTTCGTATATTAGCGATGTATTTGTACAACCTGATCTTGGTAAAGAATCGGCAAACATTACCGTTAGCACCACCAACTTTGATGTTTATGATAGCGACGACAGTATTCGATTTGAGATCCGCGATAAGCAAACCGACAGCCTAGTTGCTAGTAAGCAAATCAGCGCCAAACTACAACCAGGTAAGAGCGAATGGCAAACCAATATCGACATTGCTAATGCCAAAGCGTGGTCACCTGATGCGCCAAATCTATACCAGCTGACGACACAGATTATCCGCGACGACAAGATCAGTGACAGCGTTACTGAAAACTTTGGTTTACGTCAATTTACCGTCAAGGACAAACGCTTTTATCTCAATGATGAAGAAGTGTATGTCAAAGCGGTATTTCTTGAAGGCGTATACCCAGTTGGTGTCGCCACTCCGGTAGATATGGATATGGCACGCAAAGAAATCCGTTTAGCTAAAGAAGCCGGCTTTAACATGATCCGCCCATGGCGTCGGCCGCCACCGCCGCAATGGCTCGACTTAGCCGATGAGATGGGGGTGATGGTAATTGGTTCGCCAGTACTTGAGTGTATGGATTTACCGGTTAATACACCGGATTTACCAAACCGAGTCATTAATGAAATAGCAAAAACCATAAAACGTGATCGCAACCGAGCCAGTATCGTTATGTGGGAATTGTTTAACGAGATCCGTCGCCCAGTGTTAAAACAAATGATGCAAGAAACATCAATGATGGCACGCGATCTTGACCCAAGTCGATTGATTCTTGATGAATCTGGCGGTTGGGCATTTGGCGCCAAAGTGTTTTTACCAAACGAGCGCAATTTTATTAGCTTTAACGATGTACATACCTACCCAGGTCCTAATATGACCAATACTTGGTACGACAAATTTGCGGGCTTAAGTTACAACAAAAAAGAACGTAAGCAAATGGGTATCAATGTGAATCCGATTGGCGATCACGTTAAACCGGGGGCAACCACTTTTGTCTCTGAGCTAGGTTATGGCAGCTACGTTGATTTTGATAAAGTGAATCAACGCTTTGAGGACGTGGGCAACCCTATCGTGCCACCGACACGCTATCATCAACAACTGGGCAGCCAGTTGACAGAGGTATTGCAAAACAAGCTGTCGCATATTTACAGCAGCCCGCAAGACTTTTACATGGAGCAGCAGCTGATTCATGGTAAAGCCAATGCCCGCATGATCGAAGCAACTCGTATTAACCCACGTGTCACTGGTTATTGTGTGCATGCGCTAACCGGTGGTGATTGGATTATGGGCGCAGGCTTGCTCGATTTATGGCGCGATCCAAAGCCGCAAGTGTATAAGTTAACGCAAGCCGCGAATCAAAAGCAGATTGTCTCGATACGTACCTTTCCTAGAAACGTCTACCAAGGCAACGACATGCGCTTTACCATCAAGGGCGTCAATGAATTGGCAACTCAACAAGCCAAACTTGCAGTGGAAATTCGCGATCAACAAAATCAAGTTGTCTATCAACACAGCGAAAACGTCACCTACCGCAAAGACGTCAGTGACTTATTTGAGTACCAGCTAAACAGCAAAGAATTAACTGGGCGCTACACCATAGTCGCCAAAATGCTGACCAAAGACGGCAAGCTTATCACCGAAAATCAGTTTGATTTTGATGTGTTTACGCCGCAAAACTACCCGGTAAGCGGCGACTATGCCTTCATTGATCATACCGGCAACCTTAAAGCGTTTTTTAATGACAATAACATTAATGCGACGCCATTTAATGCCGACACTTCGATTGATACACCGGTTGTCGTCGCAATGCACATTACTGGCAAAGACAGCCAAATAAAGGTTAATCCACAACTTAATGCGTTTGCTAATCAAGGCGGCACGGTGTTGTATTTGCAGTTTCCATACAATAAACCGAAATGGAACGCTGGTGTGTTAAGCAAAGGCAAAAGCTTGAACTTACCGGTTGAGATTGCAATGAAAGCCTCAACGGGCCTGTGGGGTGGTATGTCACACATTGTTGAAGATCACCCAATGTTCGAAGGCCTGCCAGTTAAACAAGCCATGCATGGCGTCTACGAGCATGTCCGAGCGAAGATGTCTATGGTCGACTTAGAACAAAAAGCCTTAGTGACGGTTGTCGCCAATGATAACTTCCCCGACATGACCTTGATGAATCGCCATTACAAAGGCACAGGCGATGTTTGGCTAGGTTCAGATGTATCTGAAATCACCTTAGGCCAAGGAAAAATTATCTTGTCAACACTGCAAACCGTACCCAACCTAGGTAAAGACCCGGTGGCCGATATTATTGTCAGAAACATGCTGGCTTATATCGGTAAGTAA
- a CDS encoding septation protein IspZ, with amino-acid sequence MWSIYWRSLLGVVLVIGLTSFLYRHLSVLELIVNPNYHPAIFWCLTSLIFSVASLFERNGLAYVFWGKKLQYTKHYWRSLNLITIVFFLAFAVLSIVIHYSFNEVFWSYYKLFAQPVLLLLCPLLFGSLLKYISKHNKACNSDS; translated from the coding sequence ATGTGGTCTATATACTGGCGGTCACTACTAGGGGTAGTCCTTGTAATAGGTTTGACTTCGTTTTTGTACCGACATCTGAGTGTTTTGGAGCTGATAGTTAACCCCAATTATCACCCTGCAATTTTCTGGTGTTTAACATCATTGATATTTTCAGTGGCTTCATTATTTGAGAGGAATGGCCTAGCTTATGTTTTTTGGGGTAAGAAATTGCAATACACTAAACATTATTGGCGTTCCCTTAACTTAATAACTATCGTTTTTTTCCTTGCTTTCGCGGTTTTGAGTATCGTAATCCATTACAGTTTTAATGAGGTTTTTTGGTCGTACTATAAGCTTTTTGCACAACCCGTACTCTTATTGCTTTGCCCGCTACTGTTTGGTAGTTTGTTGAAATATATATCAAAACACAACAAGGCGTGTAATTCGGATTCGTAA
- a CDS encoding prohibitin family protein, translated as MIGKPQFTLGKVFKWLPLVIAAILVFSSYFIVLEGHVGVVKRFGEAKHQENPGLHFKIPFIETVEHIEVRTRKNAEKMASSTKEQMPVTVEVSVNWTVNKEAALDLFKRYGGLTQFEQRILDPRFRSATKDTIPQFEAEQLIQDRASAIQGIEHRLAAEMEGFPVVVDNIQIENIVLPQKYINSIEVKQTEKNLAAAEEHKLERQRLEALREVNTADAKAQGIIKVAEAEAQAIILKGEAEAQAIEAKSKALKDNPLIIELTQAQQWDGKLPVTMMSDGTVPIMDMRAKQ; from the coding sequence ATGATCGGCAAACCACAATTTACCTTAGGTAAAGTATTCAAATGGCTACCATTGGTTATTGCGGCAATCTTGGTATTTAGCTCGTACTTTATTGTCTTGGAAGGCCATGTCGGTGTTGTTAAACGTTTTGGTGAAGCCAAGCATCAAGAAAATCCTGGTTTGCACTTTAAAATTCCTTTCATTGAAACCGTAGAACACATTGAAGTTCGCACGCGCAAAAATGCCGAAAAAATGGCGTCGAGCACCAAAGAGCAAATGCCGGTCACCGTTGAAGTGTCGGTTAACTGGACGGTTAACAAAGAAGCCGCGCTAGATTTGTTCAAACGTTATGGCGGCTTAACCCAGTTTGAACAACGTATTCTAGACCCGCGTTTTCGTAGCGCCACCAAAGACACCATTCCACAGTTTGAAGCTGAGCAATTGATTCAAGACAGGGCATCAGCGATTCAAGGCATTGAACACCGCTTAGCGGCTGAAATGGAAGGCTTTCCAGTAGTTGTTGATAACATTCAAATCGAGAACATTGTATTGCCACAAAAATACATTAACTCGATTGAAGTAAAGCAAACTGAAAAGAACTTAGCTGCTGCCGAAGAGCACAAACTTGAGCGTCAACGTCTAGAAGCGCTGCGTGAAGTAAATACCGCCGACGCAAAAGCTCAAGGTATTATTAAAGTTGCCGAAGCCGAAGCCCAAGCCATTATCTTAAAAGGTGAAGCAGAAGCCCAAGCGATTGAAGCCAAATCTAAAGCACTTAAAGACAACCCATTGATCATCGAGTTAACCCAAGCACAACAGTGGGACGGCAAACTGCCAGTAACCATGATGAGCGACGGTACTGTACCTATTATGGATATGCGTGCTAAGCAATAA